GCCTGTAGCACAAAAGAGGTAGTTTGGAGAACTTTCTACAAAACttaattgcagcactattcacaatagctaagataaggaatcaacctaagtgtccatccatGGTTGAATGTGTAAAGAAAATGtgctgggggccgggcgcggtggctcacgcctgtaatcctagcactctgggaggccgaggtgggcggatcgtttgagctcaggagttcgagaccagcctgagcaagagcgagaccccatctctactaaaaatagaaagaaattatatggacagctaaaaatatatatagaaaaaattagccgggcatagtggcgcatgcctgtagtcccagctactcgggaggctgagacaggaggatcccttgagctcaggagtttgaggttgctgtgtgctaggctgatgccacggcactcactctagcctgggcaacagagagagactctgtctcaaaaaaaaaaaaaaaaaaaaaaagaaaatgtgctgggtgcggtggctcacgcctgtaatctcaggcCTTTGAAAATTTCATAAACCATGAAAAGATTATTAAATACATAAGGAACTGACTATTACATAACAAATTAACAATCTCCTACCCATCCCCCTGCATTCTACTCTTACTGGTGAGTTGTAGTTGTGAGAGTTCTGGTCATCTGTTTAATTAATTTGCTAGTGAAGCCTTTCACATTCTTTATGACTAgaacttaaatataatttaattctcCAAAATTAAGGATCTCATACATTACACATATCAGCATCACTGAACTCTTTTGTTtagtccaaaagaaaaaaaaaagtcatttaaaaaataacatactcAGCTGCCTGTTTGTAGTGCTTCaagtctttctttaaatttttgttctcattttctaAAAGCATAATCTGGGCGTAGACATCTGGAACATTCCCAACAGCTCTAAGTTCATTTACTCCCTTCTGTATTAATTCATACCTaggataaaaatcaaacaaaaggcTATATGTTGTTTCATTCTACTAAATTGgtttaatttatatgtaattcAAGAAGTTAAGTCACAGGGAattttataattagttgctgtattacatttataaattaaaatgtcaacattcatatttttaaaataaaatattaataaaatgctagAAACTAATACTGTcatggtatataaaatataactgaACATTTCTTATATTCCAAGCACTGGTCTAGAAGTTGACAAAACTAAGTCTCTATCTCATGGAGTTTCTATTCTAGCGGGGATGGTGGTAagttctataaataaaataagcatgaaAAAAGCGATAGAGAGGATGAGGTGGGAGATTTGTAGGGCTGTTTGTGTTATGACTAACAAAGGATGGTCATGACTAACaaagtgatatttgagcagagacctgaaggaaatgAGGACTGTGCCACGTATATATCTGGGAGAGGAGTATCTGGGGCTGCGAGAAAAGTAAATGCAAAGACCCTAAAACAAGTAAGTATTTACCATCTACAAGAAAGAGCAAAGAGCCTGTATATTGGGAGTATCTGGAGGTAAAGCCAAGTAAGTAAGCAAAGGAGAAAGTGGTGAGACATAAGTCATGAAGACAGCAGGGAGTAAGGAAAGTGATTTTACTCTGAATCAGAATGAAGCCATGGGAAGGTTTTGAGACAAGTGACCCCTATATTTTAAAGGGATGAATATGTCTGTTTGAAAAAAGACTCTAAAGAGACAAGCATAGAATCAGAGACCAGTTACCAGGCCTCTGTGATAGTTCAGGAGAGAAAATGGCGGCTTGAACAAATTGGTAGCAATGGAGGTTATGAGAAGTGGGTACCTTCTAGATATGTTGTAAAGGTGGAGTCAACAGGATTCTCTGATGGATCAGCTATAAGGTGTTGGTAAAAGAGagaagtcaaggatgactccaaggttttgATCTGAGCAGCAGACAGCCATTAACTAGGTGGGGACAAATGCAGTAGGAGCTGAGGGGTTGAAGGAATCAAAGAATTATTTCCATTCATGTTAAATGCAGTATGTCTAGCAGACATTCAAGTGAAGATGAATGTTGGGTATACATGTTCAGAGTTCAGGGAAAAAGTTTGAGTAGGCAATTTAAATGTGAGACTCATCAGTATATAGACACTATTGAAAGTCATAAGACTGGAAGAGACCAGCTAGGTagtgaatataaagaaaaaaatgaaggcacCCTCAGACTGAGCCATGAAACACTCCGTTGTTTCAAAGttcagggaaaaaaggaaatagtacCAAAAGAGACTAAGAAAGAGTCCAGTGAAGCAATGGGAGAATATGAGAGCTGTGCCCAAGGGCCAAGTGAATAAAGTCttccaaaaagaaatgagcaacAGTGACAAATGCTGCCTGCCAGGAGATTGAAAAAGAGTACTGAGAATCAATCACTGAATTTGACAATGTGAAcgtcaataagaaaaaatttcagtATAGACACAGGGATGAAAGCCAAACTACAGTGGGTATGAGAGAGTAAGATATGAAAAAGTGGCAACAAACTTTTTTAAGGAGGTTTCCTATAAAGCAGAGTACAGGAAATCAAGATGAACTTATAAGAGGACACGGGGTCCAgggtgggtttttttccttatttttaaacatgtgagATATTATCACACATCTGTGTGCTTATGAGAACGAcccagcaaagaggaaaaaaaatgacaatgaagGAAAAGGAGGGACAATTACAGGAGCAATGTCCTTGAGTAGGTGAGAGGACCTGGGATCAGGTAGACAAGAAGAGAGTTGGCCTCAGATTATAGCATTGTTTAGTGTCTGCAGACAGGAGGGAAGGTGGAAACCTGAGAACAAAGGCAGCAGGCTGGTAAACAGAGAGCAGGGAGTCATAGAACTTCTATATTCTCAGTGAAATAAGAAGGAACATCAGAGAATCatttataaattgtaaataattaaaattttaatcactgTAGCAATCAATAAAGCTAAACAATCTGagcagagaaaaaatatttcaagtaataAAGTTATTAACAAAGAAATCCCGACAAAGCTTGTTCTAGATGAACTAtattagagataaaaataatcagtattttcatattatacatcataattttattaatgtattacaTAGTAATAGTCATATATTTGTGTGTTATATATCTTCTCTGATATTTAAACTATCAGCAAGAGGACACCTGTAGAATATCCTGAAGGTTAAGATAACTGAatcaatattatataatatttgtcaCAATTTGTAAAACAGCAAGTAGTCAACCATTTAATCATCAATTCAGCATTTTATCTGTATTTGGAATGTGATTTATACTTATCTCAGAAGAAAAGACATAGGGATTGATTGAAGTATTGGACCATAAAGTTTTTCTGACCATACATTGGTTTTCAGCAACTTGCTTTTTTAATGCAGAAAAaccactaaaaaattatttctataaggAAAAAAGTGATTTGATTGTTTCTCTCTAAATTAAATACtgtaaataaaatagtatgtggtaaaagaagaacaaatcaaaacATAGCATCTATTATATAACATCTATCTTATGGAGTTCAAAAATCATTTATCATGCAAACTTCCTGCAATCCatgtaaaatatgaaagatgACTTTAAATTCACTATTAGATAATACTATAAGTAATTGGGAATCTTAATCTATAAACTCCAGAAATACATTTCTCAGTACAATTTGCATTCACCTACgtgagattttttgtttttttttttaagttgtatgTACATgttgttttgttctctttagtTTTAAGAAATCCcctgcctttttatttcttccttcttattcCCTCTCCCTTAAGATAAGACTAAAAAGTGTTCAGATAGTAAAAAAAGATTGGATAACTATTatgaatttgaaatataatttattcccAACaaaatttccaataaaattaatgctaataaaattaatgttaatactTACCACAATCTCCatgaactatttaaaattatgtagaaatAAGAATATGTATGCATTTCAGGGAGAAAGTACACAGAGCTTTCATAAGATTTGTCTGTATACTGAAGGAATAAAAGACCAACTGTCATAAATGAAAAGTATAATAGAATTCCATTAAGCATACAATAGTATCAGAAGAGTAaggattatttttccttcatgatGGCACCCAAGGCATAGAATGTAAAAGGGGAAAGGTCATCCAATTAATCAGAGGCATCAAATGAGAATTTTTCTGCCATGTTTTCAGAAAGAATTAGGGaaatatttcaccaaaaaagacaaaattctctTTTACTGTCCAAACGGAAGATGTTAGAATACCCAGTGTCATGATGACTATTACCGTAGAAGCAGAGAGTCCTTCTCAGGAAAAATACAGTACTGGGAAAGTTGATTGAAAAGTTTAGTACTGGTCCCATGATTCCTCAAGCCAATATGGAAAATACGTACAAATTTGGACTCTAAATCAAGATATTGCTTAAGTTCTTTTATATTTCAGCCAAACCAAAAGTtacctttattaatattttttcaaggtTCCCTCTATATAATTCCAAAATATAGCACTTTGGTTGGGACACTGGTCTTTAAGATAAGTCTGGCCTTGgttgactctgccacttactggctgtgacTTGATAACACTTTCTGGGGCAGATTTCCTAACCTCCCTAAGCCcattcctcatcaataaaatggaaatataactgTGGCTACCTGCTACTACCTACAGTTGTTaggagaaacaaatgaaatactaCAGAAGAATATACTGTACcactaaaaatgatacaaagtaAATTTCTGATAAGCCTAAGCCTTcatattcttgaatatttttaaatctttcacaTTTAACAAACACTGTATtaagtttgttaaaaaaaaaactcaagttaAATACCCACCTACACAGCTGTCTTTTTGATCTCatactacataaatatttatagtgctCAACTTTATCATACTGTAGCACAGGAAAAATTAGCATTATATAAGAGTCACTACATTTCTGTGTTTAACTTATTAATTAGGGAAAAAATTTCTTACATGAATCATAACTGGAAACCAAACCACTGAGTAAAGAAATGACAATAAGTTTAAAGATGAAGGAACAACTAGTTGTGCCATAGTCATTGGGAGTCATTACTACATACACACCACCACACATACTTCCTACACATACTGGGCAACATTAGGGctttttcaaagataattttaattctaGGCTATAGCATTAAAATCTAACCAtcacaacattttcttctacaattcttatagtttcatgccttaggtttaattctattatccaccatgagttaATTTCTGTGAGAAGTGAGAGATACAATCCTGTTTCAGAagtctacatgtggctatccaattttcccagccccatttatttattcaatagattcttttcctcagcgtatgtttttgtctgctttgtcaaagattagatggctatattagcatagttttatatctgggttctcagttctgtagcattggtctatgtctctgttcttgtgccagtaccatgctgttttagtaactatagctttgtagtatagcttgaagtctggtaaattgatgcctcccaatttgttcactttgcttaagattgcttttgctatagagggttttctctggttctatacgaagcacagaattattatttctagatctgtgaaaaatgatgttggtattttaatagggattgcattgaatctgtagatcactttgggtagtataggcattctaacaatgttgattttgccaatccatgagtatggtatggttttcaacctgtttacatcctctgctatttccttcctcagtgtttcataattctccttgCAGaattctttcacctccttagttaaatatattcctaggtattttattttccttgttgccattgtgaagggtattgagtcttcgatttggttctcagtttgccTGTTTTGgcatgtagaaatgctactgatttatgtacattgattttgtaacctgagactttgctatatttgtttatcaattccagtagtctcatggtagaatctttgaagttttctagatataagatcgtatcgtcagcaaagagcaatagtttgacctcttctacccCCTACTTTGATGTcctcaatttccttctcttgtctgattgctctggctaggacttccagcactatgttgagcagaagtggtgacagagggcaaccttgtctggttccagttctaagtggaaatgctttcaattgtTCCCTGTTAGTGTAAttttggctatgggtttgtcacatatggcttttatcattttttggtaagtcccgtctatgcctattttgttaagcattcttatcataaaagggtgctgaattttgtcaaatgctttttctgcatctattgaaacgatcatatagtctttgtttttatttctacttatgtagtgaattacatttattgatttgtgtatgttgaaccatccctgcatctctgggatgaagccaacttggtcatgatggatttttttttgataagcacctgaattcggtttgctaggattttattgagaatttttgcaactcttatagacattggcctagggaaagaatttataaagaagaccccaaaggcaatcacagcaacaacaaaaataaataaatgggacctgatcaaattaaaaagcttctgcacagccaaggaaacaatcatgagagcaaacagataacctacagaatgggagaaaatattcccgtgctacacatccaataaagggctgataacttgaatctatatagaactcaagaaaatcaacaagaaaaaaaacaaacaaccccattaaaaggtgggcaaaggacatgaacagaaacttttcaaaagaagaaagactgatggccagcaaacacatgaaaaaatgctcaacatctctaatcatcagggaaatgcaaatcaaaaccacaatgagatatcacttaactccagtgaaaatgacctttatcaaaaagtcccaaaacaatacatgttggcatggatgtggagagataggaacactcatacactgttggtgggactgcaaactagtacaactctatggaaagtaataaggaggtacctcaaagagctacaagtagaactaccatctgatccagcaatcccactactgagctacccaggaaaaaaagatattctataaaaaataaaactgcactagaatgtttatattagcacaattcacaatgcaaagatatggaaacaacccaagtgtccatcaatacatgagtggattaataaaatttggtatatgtataccatggaatactactcagcctacaaaaaacaatggtgatctagcacttcttgtattattcCGGACAGAATtggagctcattctactaagtgaagtatcacaagaatagaaaaatgaccaccacatgtactcaccatcaaattggtattaattgatctaTACTTATGTGCACATCTCATAGTAACATTCATGGGTATCAGACAGgtggagggggagaagaggatgagTATAGTCACACTTAATGAGTACAATgggcaccgtctaggggatggacacatttgaggctctgactcaggtgggccataggcaatatatgtaacctaaacatttgtagccccataatatgctgatataaaaaaatgtctaataaatTCCAGGACTTTTGCAAGGAATATGATGTTGAACAAATCTTGTTTCTCATCTTCAAGTAACTCTCTCCTAGAAGGGCATGGAAAATTCATAAAtagctataaatttaaaatatatctataattgAATATATACACCAGATATTTTGAACTGCATTCTGATTTGGCCATGGTTATTTAGCATGTTCTGGACCTAAGAAACGTCACTCTAAGCTTCTTGgacctatattttttatttgcttactttTCCTATTCTAAATGACAGTTGCAAATTTGAAATTTGCAGTAGTGAATCAGGACTGTAGAAGGGGTATGCTCATACATAGAGCAAACAGGCAGGCAAGTTACACCTCTATGAAGAACATCATAAACAGTGctgaagagtaaggaaaagaaagaaaagggttaAAAAAAGGAATCTGTTGGTGGCCTGGCAAGAACCAGGGCATCTACCAAAGGAGAGGCTCCTAATCATTTGTGCCATGGACTTtgtctcagaataatgtttttaaatgtatggaataaaataaatagcattacaaaggaaaccaatgaatcataaatatcaaattaaaaaaaaaaattctaaccatTCCCAGGAAGTTGTGACTACACTGCTGACATTGGAGTAATTATATATTATACCAAGTTTTATTGACTAAAAGctgcaatatttatcttttttgcaaattaaagaaatatactcctcatttataatctctttaataaaaaattaaattgataattAAATGCTATAAATAATTGCACTATTACCTTTGATGGCATTTTTATTACCACCCTACCTTCCACAAAATGGTGAGCTCATGCCAAAGTAGAGACAGTCAGTGATTGAATAGGaagtaaaaaagtaaaggaagaaaaaattaaaaactctgttttcaaaatattggctggaaggggaagaagagtttgagaaagaagGTGGTAATAAGAGGCAAGAAAAGAGCAAGAATGTACATTTAGGGTGAGTAGCTCTGACCACGTTAACAGCCAGGAGAATAATCCAGTATAGGGAGAAGATGGATGACATATACTCAGGTAAGGGTATTTAAATTACACgaccatattttcttcattttaaccCCTTCTTTAATTTTGCCCCCAGGGAAATTACCATTGTCCACAGAGTATTTCTCAAACAGACATAAAAACAGCATTGACTAAATCCCCAATAGTAACTTCTTAGTGGTTCATAGAACAAATTCCTACTACATtcacctatatatatatattacataaagcAGGGCGTGGCAATCTTTTTTGTAAAGGGtcataaacattttagaatttgaaaaaaaaaaatctttgtgggCCATATAGTGTCTGTCATGACTAACTTTGCTTTTATAGTGTTGAAAGTAGCCATAGGCAATACCTAAAAGAAAGGTCATGtctgtatttcaataaaattttattgacaaaaataGAAGGCAGGCCAAATTTGACCCAAGGGTTTTAAGAATTTTCTGACCCTGGATTTAAAGAATGTATTATATTGTCTGTTTAAGGATTGAAAGAATATAAGTCAAATTTTACTGcccagtgttttgtttgtttgtttgtttttaacaaactAACAATGGAAAACCTGGTTTGGTCACCTTTTATAAGATTAAGTGAATTCACAGCAATGATATATTCTaagcattttcttctataataaaaattataaaaataatacatttgataTTCCTATAATTATACTCTGTTGACTAGTTAAAGGTTtctgatcaaaataaaaaatatttcacatgaaaTGAAGTATTCAATACAGTATAATCTCATTGAAACCTGGCAGTTAGGGATAAGGATAAAATTATCTGAACCACAGTATTACTAAACCCATATTATAAAGAGATAGTTTAACAAATTTTACCCTATAATTGTAATATTACATTAAATGGTATGCTTACTTAGGGGCTCTTTAAATCCTCATATACTATCATAATACCCTGAAATTTCATCTCATCTCATATGAAAACAATCAACTAATTGTTACGAGTATACTAAAATCCAGATTTCTCTAAAggaattatttcacattttagaCTGGCCTAACATACAAGCACTACATGTCCTAACACACATTCTTAGAAGACAAAAAGATAACTGAATCACACTAATCTTTCCTTTTATCAGTACTAGAAGTTAATCATTTACCTACTtccacaaaaatgtattttctactctatttgtaattatttcatggggcatttttataaaaatcatattttaaagcaTTCACATCATTTCTAGATTTAAAAGAATCAGTATTACTTTTCTACCACCAAACGTGGTGTTGTTCTTAGtctgtattaataaaaaatggttctcttcattaaatttattaatattagatgTGCAATCTCAAATAATAAAACTGATCACTCCTCTGTGCATGTTCTCAGTGTATGagaaacacaaaaaagcaaaaaataaaaattataccacaGCTGTATTAGTCATAATTGCAAATTACCTCTCTATCTAAAATTAAGATTTAGTTCAAAAGCACTATAAACATCTTTATATATCATATTAATCCCTTCTTCTATAATATTCAAAGGCAATCAAAGATCAAAAATTTTCATATCCaatcatttaataatatttctttaaagaatgttAGGACTCTGTAAACATGGCTGATAACATTATTACTAGAGGAAAGGAATAAAGATAGCATGTCTGCTGATTTTCATAACCaataagttattaaaattttaaattatgacaaGAAAATCTCATGTTTAggtaatatttgaaaatacaattcCACTTACttctaaatgaaagaatatttatagaaaaagaatcAGTTGTATGAGTATAAAAAGGCAAGCCATtatactataaataaaacaagtaaagTAGTACTATTAGTAGGAGTCTAAATGCAGGAAATAATACCCTTAATAATtacacaaaaatattagaaaagtattttataaaataactttgtgTCTTTCAACTCCAGAAGATAttccattttcttgatttttgaaaaaaaccacttaaacatttttagagaacTACTTATCCACATAATTGTTTACCATTCAGACTGAAAGCAATCAAGAGTTCTGGTCATTCCCATTTTGATCAGGAAATTGCAGAGAAAGTCTTCTATTACTTCAGGTACTACATGCTTTGaaggaaaaactgtcttctgtTCCTGAAATTTAAATGTACAGTTATTCATTTTGAAACACcaaagctttaattaatgacaggcctttgattcattcattcattcattttatcaaCAATTTTTCTTGGgtgctatgtgccaggaaccatTTTAATCACTAGGAATAAagcagaggaaaacaaacaagtttCTGTCTTCATATCTAATAGTCAAGAGGATGAAGACAGAATATGAATaactgaataaaaaatatatagtacagCAGATGGCACTAAGAgcctggggagaaaaaaaacagaggattcacttattcattcacttactcaactgctatttatttagtgcctactatgtgctaagcactatgTTAGATATGTCTACCAAATATCAATACAAATAAGTGGTACATAAGGCACTTTTAAAAACCCTTCTTTAGTTAATGTTGTAAAGCAAGAAAATGATGAGCAATCAATAAACATATCAGTTTTACTTCATTCaaaatgctgtattttaaaactattcctataaattatttcattgagATATCCAACAGACCAGTAAATCTATGTAGTACATCTCACTCTGTGTCTACAATGAAGGAACTATATCCATAGAATGCATTAAAGAATGCCATTTACTATGAGCTGGAGCCCTCCATTTATAACAGAATGTAATCAATTCTTCATGAAATAttccttttgagtttttttttttttcaattttgagaggacagatattttagaaagaagttATTGGGTTTCTAGATGGAAGAAGTCTACAGAATATGGAAGACTGACACAGGGTATGTTATGGAGTAAAGTCTAATTATTTTGTACCACAGAAGTCAAATCTGCAATTAAATAAGAGTGTCACAATTTCCTTCAAACTC
The nucleotide sequence above comes from Eulemur rufifrons isolate Redbay chromosome 1, OSU_ERuf_1, whole genome shotgun sequence. Encoded proteins:
- the SPAG16 gene encoding sperm-associated antigen 16 protein; the encoded protein is MAAEQGMPSSALRVLEEALGMGLTAAGDAAAAEGAYYLEQVTVTEASEEDCEYEEIPDDNFSIPEGEEDLAKAIQMAQEQVTDTQILEQKTVFPSKHVVPEVIEDFLCNFLIKMGMTRTLDCFQSEWYELIQKGVNELRAVGNVPDVYAQIMLLENENKNLKKDLKHYKQAAEYVIF